The nucleotide window GGGCGACCGTGCGCTCGGCGTTGAGCACCGTGGTGCGGTGGCGGCCGAACGCTTCGCCGACCACCTCGGAATTGATGCGGGTGCAGCGGCGGCACAGCGCCATCGCCACCAGGCGCGGGCGCTGGTACTTGGGCAGCTTGCTGCGGGAGAGCATCGCCCGCTGGGGGATGCCGTAGCGCTCCGCCACCACCCGCAGGATGGTGGCGACGCGCGAGGGTGGCGTCTGCGCCGGCTGCGCATACTGGCGCCGCCGGGAAGGCTTCGGCCGCTCCGCCGGCAGCGCCGTGGGCGGCCCCGGCTGGGGCGGCATGGGCGGGAGGAAGCAGGTCATGCCAGCACCTCTTCGGCGAGGGCGGAGATGACGCGGCGGCGGAACGCCAGCAGCGCATCCAGCGCGTCGGCGTCGCAGGTGGCTTCGGGGATGCCGGGCACCAGCAGGGTTTCCCCATCATAGGCGTGGCGGGCCAGGACCTCGACCACATCGTGCAGCCGCCCCTGATCGTGATCGTCCGCGATGTGGAGGGTGTTTGCCGGCATGCGGTGACCGAAGCCGATGACGCCGGCGCGGTTCGCGAAGACGAAGAAGGTCATTCCGCCCCCCTGTCGTTGTCGATGGGCGAGCGCGGCTGGACGGCCTTGATCTCCAGCAGGTTGGCCTTGATGGAGGCAGCCATCTTGTCGAAGACCAGCTCGGCCTCTTCGTCGGTGGCGAAGGTGAGCGTGATCGCGACCTGGCAGTAATCTTCAGCGAGTTCCAGCTCGGTGTGGGTCGGCGTCGGACCGTTGGTTGTAGCCATCTTCCCCTCCTCAGGCCCGAGCCAGATCGATGGAGATCGACTGCCACTGGGCATCGGGGGCGGCCCGCTCGTAGAAGCGGATGTAAGTCTTCGATCCGATCACGCGGATGCTGTCGCGGATCGCAGCCATTGCGCTGCGCCAGCGCTCATCTGGGCTGTCGAAGCGCAGCAGCATGAACAGCTCGGCGCGGTTCACGACGCCTTCCTTGTCGACCTGAAACGCGCGCGTGACGAGCGCGCGGATCTCGTCGCGCGAACCTTCCGCCCACTCGGAGAGGCAGGCATCCAGGAGCTTTTTCGCCGCCTGCAGCTCGGCGCCGAACTCGATCAGGTCGGCCACCTGCACCTGCACCTTGAGCGTGCCGTCGACCGTGGTCAGTGAAATATTGCCCTTCTGGCCGCCGACCGTGGCGCCGTACTCCTGGGCGATCAGCGCCTGCAGGGAGCCGACATCATCGAAGCAATGGCCGCGGAACCGACCGATTTGAGCCGACAGATCACGCGCGAAGTGGATCATCTTGCGCACGGCTTCGTCGGTGAGCTTGTCCACCGGCTTGACCAGAGCCAACGGCACCAGGGCGCCTTTGGCGTCGGCCATGTACTTCTTGCTGCCGACTTCGATAACCCCGTCGCTATACGGCGCGGGGGAGTATTCAGCTTGTGCTTCCATCAGTGTTCTCCTGGGTTTCGATGGTGAGATAGCCGAGCGCGACAAGCGCCTCGGTGAGCGCGTCATGAGACGCGCCGACAGCCGCATCTGCGGCCTCGGACGCGGCGAAGCACTCCATGGTGTCGAGGGGGTGCTCAGTGGCGTCGAGCGCCGCCTCCTGGGCGACGAGATAGTCCGCCGCGGCCTGGGCGACGCGCGCGAGGGCGACCACGGCCCGGACGAGATCGCGGGTGTCGTCCACGGACACCCTGTGAATCTGTCGCCGGTTGCCGGATGTGGACAGGAAGTCGGCGATGTCCAGCGCCCGGTGGAATGCTGAGAGGGAGAGGGGCGCGCTCATGCCGCCTGCCCTTCCTGCATCTCGCGCTTGAGACGGCGGACGCGGCGGGCCGCCTCCTCCTCGCCCAGGTCGGCGGCGAAGTCGCGGTATTCCCCCTTGAGGCTGTCCGGCACCCACGAGGGGACTGCAACGGCCAGCTTGACGGCCGCCTTGACCAGGCCGCGGCGACGCCTGGCGTTCGTGTGGGCAACGCCGGGCAGCTTGATCCCCAGGCGGCGGCAGTAGTCATAGCCAAAGGTGAGCTGCCACCCCAGCTCGCGGGCGATCATGGTCATGGACCACCCCTTGGCAATCCACCTCACGATGCGATCGGCCGTGCCCTCCGGCACTGTATCGAGGGAGTGGCGGATCATGCGGCACCTCCGTGCGCCGGCGCGGCGCGGCCCGGAAAGGCGACCACGTTGCCGCCGGCGACGGCGGACAGACCGACGCCGGCAGCGCGCCGCACCAGGGCGAGGGACATGACGTCGAGATCGGTCGCGATGGCCTCCAGCTCGGAGACCTGGCGCTCCTTCTCTTCCAGCGCAGCGGCGCGTTCGGCGTACTCGCGGAACTGGCCGGCGAGCACGAGCATTGCCGGCGCGGTGAGCACGACGGTGGCGTCGAAGTCGCTGGTGATATGGCGCTCATAGTACTGGGCGATGAGCGTGAGTTCGTGGGAGAGCTGCATGGCCGCCTCCTCACGCTGCAACGTCGAGGCTGGACGACGACAGCTGCGACCAGGCTTGCCGGATGTGCGTCGCGCTGATCTGGCCGATCTCCTCGGCCTCCGCGTACATGGAAGCCGCCCGGATCGTCTTGCCGACGAGCCGCAGCGCGCCGGGCTTGCGGGCGATGGCGCGGAGCACCTTCGTCACCCCCTCATCGGTGACACCCCAAGCGGCGATCAGCATTTCGATGTCGCGCGCCTTCGCCGACGCCCCGACGAACCGCGCGCCGACCCGACTGAAGAGCTGCGACCGCAGCGCGGCGGAGGCTCCCTTCTCGCCGGTGAGGCGGACGAGCAGGCTTTCGTTACCCGCCACCACCACGCCGCAGCCGGCGGCATCGGGAATCGCCCGCAGCTGGTCGAGCGCATCGGTGGTCAGATGCTGCGCCTCATCGATCACGATCAGCGCCGAGGTGCCGCGCACCCGATTGGAGATGGCCCGCGACAGCCACAGGGACCGCCGCTCGGTGACGCCGATCGCATCGGCGAGGATGGCGAGCATGCCGTTCGCCGACTTGCAGGACTGGTCGGCCGTCATCATCCATACGTTCGGGCTGCGCCGGCGATACTCCTCGATGGCAGAGGTCTTGCCGATGCCGGCAGCACCGACGATGACGCCGAAGTCGGCCGACGCCTGCACATAGATCAGGCGATCCGTGATCTCGCGAGCGGTCGGGGTTGCCACGAACGGCGGTGGCGCGGGCAGGGTCAGGACGGTGCGGGCCCGCTCGGCGCGGCTGTCCAGCCAGCGCGCCACATTGGCCGCGACCCTTTCGTTGTCGCCGGCATACGTGCCGTTGAGCCAGGCGCTGAAGGTCTTCTCGTTGACACCGGACTCTTTCGCGGCCGCCACCTGGGTCAGGTTGGCCTCCGTCATCACCGTCCGCACCCGCAGGCGCAGCTCGGTTCCTTCCGCCGTTTCGTCGATCATGATAGGCATCTCCTGTTGCTGATCTGCGGCCCCGTTCCAGGCCGCGCTCCATGGCGCCGCGGACGAGGTTCAGTCGTCCGCGGCGTTGTTGGTCACGAGGCGCAGCCGGCCCACGCCGCGCGAAAAGGCATC belongs to Xanthobacter autotrophicus Py2 and includes:
- a CDS encoding Chromosomal replication initiator DnaA domain (PFAM: Chromosomal replication initiator DnaA domain~KEGG: prw:PsycPRwf_0002 chromosomal replication initiator protein DnaA); translation: MTCFLPPMPPQPGPPTALPAERPKPSRRRQYAQPAQTPPSRVATILRVVAERYGIPQRAMLSRSKLPKYQRPRLVAMALCRRCTRINSEVVGEAFGRHRTTVLNAERTVARRLSIDPTFAAELGALEQTIRAGGPV
- a CDS encoding conserved hypothetical protein (KEGG: mag:amb0455 hypothetical protein) — protein: MTFFVFANRAGVIGFGHRMPANTLHIADDHDQGRLHDVVEVLARHAYDGETLLVPGIPEATCDADALDALLAFRRRVISALAEEVLA
- a CDS encoding conserved hypothetical protein (KEGG: rsq:Rsph17025_2116 hypothetical protein) translates to MEAQAEYSPAPYSDGVIEVGSKKYMADAKGALVPLALVKPVDKLTDEAVRKMIHFARDLSAQIGRFRGHCFDDVGSLQALIAQEYGATVGGQKGNISLTTVDGTLKVQVQVADLIEFGAELQAAKKLLDACLSEWAEGSRDEIRALVTRAFQVDKEGVVNRAELFMLLRFDSPDERWRSAMAAIRDSIRVIGSKTYIRFYERAAPDAQWQSISIDLARA
- a CDS encoding B transposition protein domain protein (PFAM: B transposition protein domain protein~KEGG: ecs:ECs4946 putative DNA transposition protein); protein product: MIDETAEGTELRLRVRTVMTEANLTQVAAAKESGVNEKTFSAWLNGTYAGDNERVAANVARWLDSRAERARTVLTLPAPPPFVATPTAREITDRLIYVQASADFGVIVGAAGIGKTSAIEEYRRRSPNVWMMTADQSCKSANGMLAILADAIGVTERRSLWLSRAISNRVRGTSALIVIDEAQHLTTDALDQLRAIPDAAGCGVVVAGNESLLVRLTGEKGASAALRSQLFSRVGARFVGASAKARDIEMLIAAWGVTDEGVTKVLRAIARKPGALRLVGKTIRAASMYAEAEEIGQISATHIRQAWSQLSSSSLDVAA